The following coding sequences are from one Hymenobacter sp. DG25A window:
- a CDS encoding anhydro-N-acetylmuramic acid kinase, which yields MNAQLTRLCRLAQQPSRRIVGLMSGTSLDGLDVALCRFTGHGPATQVVVEQFATVPYSTDTRQRIQQVFARQQVDLQHLTLLHAWLGTLHGELVLECLQRWQVLPNEVDLIASHGQTVFHAPRHQHKLPDWPNATLQLGDADHLAVRTGILTISDFRQKHVAAGGEGAPLAVYGDYLLFTQPGEDRLLLNLGGIANFTYLPGSLDATAVFSTDTGPANTLLDAVVRQHYPGRSYDAHGALAAKGTVQEQLLTELLLHPFFQADLPKTTGPELFGLSYLQTAQERSHTLHLAPTDILATLVALSAEGISRAVRQQLGPQPALPIYISGGGLHNPVLLAALQARLRLCRLGSTAELGIQPDAKEAVLFATLANETLAGEPRTIGAGPQAVPAVSLGKISLPG from the coding sequence ATGAATGCCCAGCTCACTCGTCTTTGCCGCCTGGCGCAGCAACCATCCCGGCGCATAGTAGGGTTGATGTCGGGCACTTCTTTGGATGGGCTGGATGTGGCGCTGTGCCGATTTACGGGCCATGGGCCAGCTACCCAGGTAGTGGTAGAGCAGTTTGCCACGGTGCCTTACTCCACGGATACCCGACAGCGCATTCAGCAGGTTTTTGCCCGGCAGCAGGTAGATCTTCAGCACCTCACCCTGCTGCACGCCTGGCTGGGCACCCTGCACGGCGAGTTGGTGCTGGAATGCCTGCAGCGCTGGCAGGTACTACCCAACGAGGTTGACCTGATTGCCAGCCATGGCCAGACGGTTTTTCACGCGCCGCGCCACCAGCATAAGCTACCCGACTGGCCCAACGCCACCCTGCAGCTCGGCGACGCCGACCACCTGGCCGTGCGCACCGGTATCCTGACCATAAGTGATTTTCGGCAAAAGCACGTGGCCGCCGGCGGCGAAGGCGCCCCGCTGGCCGTTTATGGCGACTATCTGCTATTCACCCAGCCCGGCGAAGACCGGCTCCTGCTCAACCTGGGCGGCATTGCCAACTTCACCTATTTACCCGGCTCTTTAGATGCCACCGCCGTATTCAGCACTGATACCGGCCCGGCCAACACCCTGCTAGATGCGGTGGTGCGCCAACATTACCCCGGCCGCAGCTATGATGCGCATGGTGCCCTGGCCGCTAAGGGAACCGTCCAGGAACAGCTGCTGACCGAGCTGCTGCTGCATCCCTTTTTCCAGGCAGATCTGCCCAAAACCACCGGCCCCGAGCTGTTTGGTCTTTCATACCTGCAGACCGCACAGGAGCGCAGCCATACGCTGCACCTTGCTCCTACCGATATACTGGCTACGCTTGTTGCGCTGAGCGCAGAAGGCATTTCCCGCGCCGTGCGGCAGCAACTAGGACCGCAGCCCGCCTTACCCATTTATATAAGCGGCGGCGGACTGCATAACCCGGTGCTTTTAGCCGCGCTGCAGGCCCGGCTGCGGCTCTGCCGGTTGGGCTCCACCGCTGAGCTGGGCATTCAGCCCGATGCTAAGGAAGCGGTGTTGTTTGCTACCCTGGCCAACGAAACGCTGGCCGGCGAGCCGCGCACCATTGGTGCCGGGCCCCAGGCAGTGCCGGCGGTTTCGCTCGGCAAAATCTCGCTGCCCGGTTAG